One genomic region from Molothrus aeneus isolate 106 chromosome 24, BPBGC_Maene_1.0, whole genome shotgun sequence encodes:
- the CDKN1A gene encoding cyclin-dependent kinase inhibitor 1, with translation MPLSQSRAGQSPCSTKACRNLFGPVDHEQLQQDFEDQMKQQLEEAQQRWNFNFETETPLEGPFKWERMLVAEQPPQQVHSLVRAVISSDSRSSLATRVPPKERVGRICPEEAQQSSKVCRAGSLQKRGQTTIKDFYSAKRRIVPARPRP, from the exons ATGCCgctgtcccagagcagggctgggcagagcccctgcagcaccAAAGCCTGCAGGAACCTCTTTGGCCCTGTGGACCacgagcagctccagcaggactttgAGGACCAGATGAAACAACAGCTGGAAGAAGCTCAGCAGCGCTGGAACTTCAACTTTGAGACAGAGACTCCCCTGGAAGGGCCCTTCAAGTGGGAGAGGATGCTGGTGGCTGAGCAGCCGCCCCAGCAGGTTCACAGCCTGGTCAGGGCTGTCATCAGCAGCGacagcaggagctccctggccACCAGGGTCCCCCCCAAGGAGCGTGTTGGCAGGATTTGCCCCGAGGAGGCTCAGCAGAGCTCGAAGGTTTGCAGGGCTGGTTCCCTGCAGAAACGTGGGCAGACCACAATCAAAG aCTTCTACAGTGCCAAGAGGAGGATtgtccctgcccggccccggccgtgA